Proteins from one Sabethes cyaneus chromosome 2, idSabCyanKW18_F2, whole genome shotgun sequence genomic window:
- the LOC128734698 gene encoding N-alpha-acetyltransferase daf-31 translates to MNIRCAKPEDLMNMQHCNLLCLPENYQMKYYFYHGLTWPQLSYVAEDEKGNIVGYVLAKMEEPEPGEESTHGHITSLAVKRSYRRLGLAQKLMNQASHAMVECFNAQYVSLHVRKSNRAALNLYTNSLGFRILEIEPKYYADGEDAYSMRRDLAELSKIVLAAREANSNSENSDEIITNRSNHGNHAGHDGHCC, encoded by the coding sequence ATGAATATCCGCTGTGCAAAGCCCGAAGATCTAATGAATATGCAGCATTGCAATTTGCTATGCTTGCCGGAAAATTATCAGATGAAGTACTATTTTTACCACGGATTAACGTGGCCGCAACTTAGCTACGTGGCTGAAGACGAAAAGGGAAACATCGTTGGTTATGTTTTAGCAAAAATGGAAGAGCCAGAACCCGGTGAAGAGAGCACCCATGGGCACATTACCTCGCTGGCTGTAAAACGATCTTATCGTCGACTTGGGCTGGCCCAGAAACTCATGAACCAAGCTTCGCATGCCATGGTGGAATGTTTCAATGCTCAGTATGTATCATTGCATGTGAGAAAGTCGAATCGTGCTGCCCTAAATTTGTATACCAATTCGTTGGGTTTTCGAATTTTGGAGATCGAACCCAAATACTACGCGGACGGGGAGGACGCTTACTCAATGCGACGTGACCTCGCAGAACTATCAAAGATCGTTCTAGCTGCTCGGGAGGCCAATTCCAACTCGGAGAACTCGGACGAGATTATTACCAACAGAAGTAACCACGGCAATCATGCGGGACACGATGGACACTGCTGCTAA
- the LOC128737588 gene encoding uncharacterized protein LOC128737588 — translation MSYEERQKALFASLESAEQEISSESSLHQKKDQDYSRDREGVNCRNRADLRRDRAATQKSIQKFRGRESIFKRPSLPIGKCLPTSRVPDFKRNPHKWTKYSLEDVDTSDRSNTAAAFAFLREMEAQKRDELNTDEEGTGEGSTAFKGKVRFNRSLKLKSQLEDPPPTEEEDKPTVKGTKVLMPEYVVGQKAKKPKPAKASSKLARNKELKLDHLLDEEGEDDGVD, via the exons ATGAGCTATGAAGAGAGGCAGAAAGCGCTCTTTGCTAGTTTGGAGTCAGCAGAGCAAGAAATTTCGTCGGAATCTTCCCTGCATCAAAAGAAGGATCAAGATTACAGCCGTGATCGTGAGGGAGTAAACTGCAGAAATCGCGCCGATCTTCGACGCGACCGAGCTGCAACACAAAAATCTATCCAGAAATTCCGTGGCCGTGAAAGCATTTTCAAGCGACCTTCACTTCCCATCGGGAAGTGTTTGCCCACATCTCGTGTGCCGGATTTTAAG CGAAATCCCCACAAGTGGACTAAATATTCATTGGAAGATGTGGATACTAGCGACCGAAGTAACACGGCAGCTGCTTTTGCGTTTCTTCGGGAAATGGAAGCTCAGAAGCGCGACGAATTGAACACAGACGAAGAAGGCACTGGGGAAGGTTCAACCGCATTCAAAGGGAAAGTTCGTTTCAATCGCTCCTTGAAACTAAAATCTCAGTTAGAAGATCCCCCACCCACTGAAGAAGAGGATAAACCAACGGTGAAAGGAACGAAAGTACTTATGCCCGAGTACGTTGTTggacaaaaagcaaaaaaacctAAACCAGCAAAGGCGTCATCGAAACTAGCACGGAATAAGGAACTTAAATTGGATCATTTACTCGACGAGGAAGGCGAAGACGATGGAGTGGATTAG